Proteins from a genomic interval of Trichoderma breve strain T069 chromosome 2, whole genome shotgun sequence:
- a CDS encoding CUE domain-containing protein produces MVSLPPFAPFPKASWRQRISPEDWDALSEAWIALSQAYLDLDDAAFKQTASDNEALTIFVSTFVEETAVESGAKTISPRLLKTIFRLISRLLTICPSPRLLDVHFLAGLARTFPKKHTAPLLARLFASHAAPIEASLLSLKKLLIPQLDAGSKGDLKLVELELTRLNPLLHASPNACILLLAGSDFFDGLVTCFRVINPPLRKTIITTVYLCLIGLIEVEPPKWSMISDQLYAIQVAAEAHKKGTLNPNDSLGADLVTNTPILKALLRKIESSTAAPSNLKNRITTLESFKTGIIVRPKKLIKRKVDKGKGVESAEDVHAEIHVHQMSQITHVQDIFPDMGAGFIAKCLDEYNGDVEQVIANLFDETLPPHLATADRTEPLSHTQPDTQAHKDLAPRSTPTQLPIRRNVFDDDEFDRLAVDTSKISFGKNPEKTADDVLRDKSTAPNKAAILSALAALDPDDDERDDTYDAADVGGTVDAGNQEADGVNDSNEELLFRAFQADLRIFARDAETRRSATRTKLRDETGMADEAIEGWAVMLQRNPTQMKRLEAKYAWSGQQSQLERTSWRASPAGSGAEESDPDGGSNRGGRGGRARGGRGRGGRGRGGNVAGPTGEKDTEMARKNKEAHKGARANHHRRDARAKKMARGGFAG; encoded by the exons ATGGTTTCTCTACCGCCCTTTGCCCCGTTCCCAAAGGCCTCGTGGCGGCAGCGCATCTCACCCGAAGACTGGGATGCTCTATCGGAAGCATGGATTGCACTATCACAAGCTTATCTGGACCTAGACGATGCCGCATTCAAGCAGACAGCTTCAGACAATGAGGCCCTGACGATATTTGTATCAACATTCGTGGAGGAGACCGCAGTCGAATCTGGCGCAAAGACAATATCACCGCGGCTGTTAAAGACCATCTTCCGCCTCATCTCACGGCTCTTGACGATATGTCCTTCACCTCGGTTATTAGACGTACATTTTCTGGCCGGGTTAGCCAGGACGTTTCCAAAGAAGCACACTGCGCCGCTGCTTGCGCGGCTATTCGCCAGTCACGCTGCCCCCATCGAAGCTTCATTACTCTCTCTCAAAAAGCTGCTTATCCCGCAGCTCGACGCCGGAAGTAAGGGTGACCTCAAACTTGTCGAGCTAGAACTCACGCGTCTGAATCCGTTGCTGCATGCTTCTCCTAACGCATGTATACTTCTACTCGCTGGATCCGACTTCTTCGACGGTCTAGTCACCTGCTTTCGGGTCATCAATCCACCTCTGCGCAAGACCATCATTACTACAGTCTACCTATGTCTCATTGGGTTGATAGAAGTAGAGCCTCCCAAGTGGTCTATGATTAGCGATCAATTATACGCTATTCAGGTGGCTGCGGAGGCACACAAGAAAGGGACCCTGAATCCCAACGACTCCCTGGGCGCTGATCTCGTGACGAATACACCAATACTGAAGGCATTGCTTCGGAAAATAGAGTCATCGACAGCAGCGCCATCTAACCTCAAGAATCGCATCACTACCCTGGAATCTTTCAAGACAGGTATTATTGTTCGGCCAAAGAAGTTGATAAAGCGAAAGGTGGACAAAGGAAAGGGAGTAGAATCAGCTGAGGATGTACATGCGGAGATACATGTCCACCAGATGAGCCAAATCACCCATGTTCAGGACATTTTCCCGGACATGGGGGCCGGGTTCATAGCAAAATGCTTGGATGAGTATAATGGCGACGTGGAGCAAGTGATTGCGAATCTGTTTGATGAAACGCTACCGCCGCATCTTGCCACTGCGGACAGGACAGAGCCATT GTCACATACACAACCAGATACTCAAGCACATAAAGACCTGGCGCCTCGCTCAACACCGACACAGTTACCCATTAGACGCAACGTtttcgacgacgatgagttTGATCGGCTGGCAGTCGACACTTCCAAAATCTCTTTTGGCAAGAACCCCGAGAAGACGGCTGACGACGTCCTCAGGGACAAGTCAACAGCTCCAAACAAGGCAGCCATCTTATCCGCTCTGGCGGCGCTTGAcccagacgacgacgagcgTGACGACACGTATGATGCCGCCGACGTGGGAGGCACCGTGGATGCAGGCAACCAGGAAGCCGATGGTGTCAACGACAGCAACGAAGAGCTTCTCTTCCGTGCTTTCCAGGCGGATCTTAGGATCTTTgcaagagatgcagagacgaggaggagcgcTACCCGCACAAAACTGCGGGATGAAACAGGCATGGCTGACGAGGCCATCGAAGGATGGGCAGTCATGCTGCAGAGGAATCCTACCCAGATGAAGCGTCTGGAGGCTAAATATGCATGGAGCGGCCAGCAATCACAGCTCGAACGCACTTCATGGAGAGCCAGTCCTGCCGGTTCAGGCGCAGAGGAGAGTGATCCGGACGGAGGCTCAAATAGGGGCGGAAGAGGCGGGCGTGCGAGAGGAGGACGCGGCCGAGGAGGTCGTGGCAGAGGAGGGAATGTTGCCGGACCGACGGGAGAGAAGGATACGGAAATGGCTAGGAAGAATAAAGAGGCTCATAAAGGAGCGAGAGCGAATCACCATAGACGGGATGCAAGGGCTAAGAAGATGGCTCGCGGAGGGTTTGCGGGGTGA
- a CDS encoding ribosomal protein s10p/S20e domain-containing protein yields the protein MSYQKNDKDVQEPAKSHKIRITLSSRKVQVLEKVCSEIIDRAKNKDLRAKGPVRLPTKCLTVTPRKTPCGEGSKTWDRFEMRIHKRLIDLHAPTEVVKQIIVNIDAGVEVEVTIAA from the exons ATGTCTTACCAGAAGAACGACAAGGATGTCCAGGAGCCGGCT AAGAGCCACAAGATCCGCATCACCCTTTCTTCTCGCAAGGTCCAGGTCCTCGAGAAGGTCTGCTCCGAGATCATCGACCGtgccaagaacaaggaccTCCGCGCCAAGGGCCCTGTCCGTCTGCCTACCAAGTGCCTGACCGTCACTCCCCGCAAGACCCCTTGCGGTGAGGGTTCCAAGACCTGGGACCGCTTCGAGATGCGCATTCACAAGCGTCTCATCGA CCTCCACGCCCCCACTGAGGTCGTCAAGCAGATCATTGTCAACATCGACGCTGGTGTCGAGGTTGAGGTCACCATCGCTGCTTAA
- a CDS encoding zinc finger c-x8-C-x5-C-x3-H type (and similar) domain-containing protein: MAVCRFYQQGYCKFGNSCRYEHPNAGGNRNQSSNRFGALGGTNTGGSESALTKYSLAPDVIEKDLTIEAPQWILSAYAPGRDAPEQLFGGYPREQSFEELRLHYLVGKASGNEQQALNEAQQLYQNAKQQMEAAARNPMEAARFIVEAENRHPNRHDICKEGTQGTPFGEFGVGRRPNATNPFGANTATTNPFGGNPATMAPTTGAFGQPSALGQQSNPFGQPSQPAFGQPSQPTSAFGQPSQTTSPFSQPSQPASAFGQPSALGAKPSPFGAPAFGQPSQPNTQSSPFGQPQAQGNAFGQPSALGQKPNPFGPAAGASPSPFGQPSAPAANPFASPAQNTSSPFSQQPVQNQSPFGAPANQTFAQNNASPFGQQSQPQQQQQPTANPFAQNQTNGTSSQANPFSGAQQPPSAGAGVGSNNPYPPGSSKQHPNIESYSSRAMDGRLTMFKGQPVTYVGEVPGIRAFDGTWTRIWFPKGPPGYNKDTELPIEQYSDQLKTQWAAFAETGGFADGLMPELPPPRECTQWDF, translated from the exons ATGGCGGTGTGCAGGTTCTACCAGCAGGGTTATTGCAAGTTCGGCA ACAGCTGTCGCTACGAGCACCCTAATGCCGGTGGCAATCGCAATCAGTCCTCGAACCGCTTCGGAGCTTTGGGAGGAACTAACACGGGTGGGAGTGAGAGCGCGTTGA CAAAATACAGCTTAGCCCCCGATGTGATCGAGAAAGACTTGACGATAGAGGCGCCCCAATGGATTCTGTCTGCGTATGCTCCTGGGCGAGACGCTCCAGAACAGCTCTTTGGCGGGTATCCTCGCGAACAGAGCTTTGAAGAACTCAGACTTCATTACCTCGTAGGCAAAGCTTCAGGCAATGAGCAGCAGGCT CTCAACGAAGCACAACAATTGTACCAAAATGCAAAGCAGCAAATGGAAGCCGCGGCGCGAAACCCGATGGAAGCGGCACGATTCATTGTGGAAGCGGAAAACCGGCATCCCAACAGACACGATATATGTAAAGAGGGAACCCAAGGCACACCATTTGGCGAGTTTGGAGTGGGAAGAAGGCCCAACGCTACAAATCCATTTGGTGCGAACACCGCTACTACAAATCCGTTCGGCGGGAACCCTGCTACTATGGCGCCCACGACAGGTGCATTTGGCCAGCCGTCTGCTCTAGGCCAGCAGTCCAACCCCTTTGGACAACCATCACAGCCTGCGTTTGGTCAACCATCTCAGCCCACATCAGCATTTGGACAACCATCGCAAACAACTTCTCCGTTCTCTCAACCATCACAACCGGCCTCGGCATTTGGGCAGCCGTCTGCACTTGGGGCCAAGCCTAGTCCATTTGGTGCCCCTGCTTTTGGCCAACCTTCTCAGCCAAACACACAATCTAGTCCATTTGGACAACCTCAGGCGCAAGGAAATGCATTTGGCCAGCCGTCTGCGCTTGGACAGAAGCCGAACCCTTTCGGCCCTGCGGCAGGCGCCAGCCCAAGTCCCTTTGGACAACCATCCGCCCCTGCTGCCAATCCTTTcgcatctccagctcaaaaTACTAGCAGTCCATTTTCTCAACAGCCTGTTCAGAATCAGTCACCGTTTGGGGCGCCGGCGAACCAAACCTTTGCGCAGAATAATGCGAGCCCGTTTGGGCAACAAtcacaaccacaacaacagcaacagcccacCGCCAATCCTTTCGCTCAAAATCAGACAAATGGCACATCTTCTCAGGCTAATCCTTTTTCAGGGGCTCAGCAACCTCCGTCAGCGGGAGCTGGTGTGGGCAGCAACAACCCTTACCCTCCAGGCAGTTCGAAACAGCACCCAAATATCGAAAGTTACAGCTCAAGGGCTATGGATGGGCGGCTGACCATGTTCAAAGGGCAGCCAGTAACTTATGTCGGTGAGGTGCCTGGGATCCGCGCATTTGACGGCACATGGACACGGATTTGGTTCCCCAAAGGTCCTCCAGGCTACAACAAGGATACAGAACTGCCCATTGAACAATATAGCGACCAATTGAAAACCCAAtgggctgcttttgctgaGACGGGAGGATTTGCCGATGGCTTGATGCCGGAGCTGCCCCCGCCGCGAGAATGTACGCAATGGGATTTTTAA
- a CDS encoding cytochrome p450 domain-containing protein — MLSLSNQHPVAWLGLLLAAGALYLFSFVVYRVFFHPLAKYPGPFIAKLTDGYQLYHAWKGDRHLQFWRLHQKYGKVVRYGPNSLSFSTQQSLKDIYGFKSNVRKAEFYNSFAHPVANTHNTRDKEVHARKRRVLSHAFSESAMKEMQRYILNNVRTFCEQIGLQDGNAESKGWTQPRNMAHWCNYLAMDILGDLSYGKAFHMLESPDNRFALDLVEAATTRHLLCGTMPIVDKLKFDKIMFPKLAAGRARYMAYSKAQLTERTKLGEETDRRDFFYYLLKARDPETGQGFSTPELWGESNLLIIAGSDTTSTAMASTLFYLTRNPHAMQKVVDEIRGKFSDVEEIVQGPTLASCTYLRACIDEAMRMSPSVGGILPREVLPGGITIDGHFVPAGIVVGTPHYNIHHNEEYYPQPFTYAPERWIKDAINPATKRASTVEDVSQAQAAFCPFSIGPRGCIGKGLAYVEMTLTLARAFYLYDMRRAIGVADPSEGRADLEWGRHRPEEFQLADIFTSAKKGPIVEFKLAEKY, encoded by the exons ATGCTGTCGCTCAGCAATCAACACCCCGTCGCATGGCTGGGGCTCCTGCTAGCAGCGGGAGCTCTTTAT CTCTTTTCATTTGTCGTCTACCgcgtcttcttccaccctCTGGCGAAATATCCGGGCCCTTTTATCGCTAAGCTCACGGATGGCTACCAGCTCTACCACGCCTGGAAGGGAGACCGTCACCTTCAATTCTGGCGACTGCACCAGAAATATG GCAAGGTTGTTCGCTATGGCCCCAACTCCCTCTCATTTAGCACCCAGCAGTCCCTGAAGGACATCTATGGCTTCAAGTCCAATGTTCGCAAGGCTGAATTCTACAACTCTTTTGCTCACCCCGTCGCCAATACCCACAACACTCGCGACAAGGAGGTTCACGCCCGCAAGCGACGTGTGCTCTCCCACGCCTTTTCCGAGAGtgccatgaaggagatgcAGCGATACATCCTCAACAACGTCCGCACTTTCTGCGAGCAGATTGGCCTCCAGGACGGAAATGCCGAATCCAAGGGCTGGACTCAGCCGCGAAACATGGCCCACTGGTGCAATTACCTTGCTATGGATATCCTTGGTGATTTGAGCTACGGCAAGGCTTTCCACATGCTGGAAAGCCCAGACAACCGCTTCGCCCTGGACCTGGTTGAAGCTGCCACTACTAGACATCTTCTT TGCGGTACCATGCCCATtgtcgacaagctcaagTTCGACAAGATCATGTTCCCCAAGCTCGCCGCTGGACGTGCCCGCTACATGGCCTACAGCAAGGCCCAGCTGACCGAGAGAACCaagcttggagaagagactgACCGCCGCGACTTTTTCTACTACCTCCTCAAGGCTCGTGATCCTGAGACCGGCCAGGGCTTCTCTACCCCCGAGCTGTGGGGAGAGTCTAACCTGCT CATTATTGCCGGATCTGATACCACCTCGACTGCCATGGCCTCTACCCTGTTCTACCTGACCCGCAACCCCCACGCTATGCAGAAGGTTGTTGACGAAATCCGAGGCAAGTTTTCCgacgttgaagagattgTTCAAGGACCTACTCTTGCATCTTGTACCTATCTTCGCGCCTGTATCGATGAGGCCATGCGTATGTCTCCTTCTGTTGGCGGTATCCTGCCTCGTGAGGTCCTGCCCGGTGGCATCACCATCGATGGCCATTTCGTCCCTGCCGGAATTGTCGTCGGAACCCCCCACTACAACATCCACCACAACGAGGAGTACTACCCCCAGCCATTCACTTATGCTCCTGAGCGATGGATCAAGGACGCTATCAACCCTGCCACCAAGAGGGCATCAACCGTGGAAGACGTTTCACAGGCGCAGGCCGCCTTCTGCCCCTTTAGCATTGGACCTCGTGGATGCATCGGCAAGGGCTTGGCCTATGTTGAGATGACCCTGACTCTTGCTCGAGCCTTCTACCTCTATGACATGAGAAGAGCCATTGGTGTTGCCGACCCTAGCGAGGGCCGCGCTGATCTGGAATGGGGCCGACACCGTCCCGAGGAGTTCCAGCTGGCGGATATTTTCACCAGCGCCAAGAAGGGACCCATCGTTGAGTTCAAGTTGGCCGAAAAGTACTAA
- a CDS encoding frag1/DRAM/Sfk1 family domain-containing protein, producing MSSRYKDKEGGVVLSFNGQWVSWAHTAVAYTAFISALIVGVSLHYHKIVQNEFYGYPDEWFPSVSATIGDRYPERSFFMIFIAITSGPRFALVGLWYILTRRSGSKLPGFVASMGLLRTLTCGGWTYITSTDDHDWHDILMISYIVCTLPWTTGCIALSPPNPSAIMWRKRLAGLFFGTLVPLIYFFIQHKVHRVAGAYTTYAFFEWALILFDVAFDAVTALDFNTFEISVKDVKGISKGENLSSVPSAVLEKEKEQITGGFFSIRFTSADALDTAASVYHGFVFWSMLTSLGLVVWYFPLWHMGISGFEAFVMVTVAPSLLGIGVFRSFVVNNLRLVHLLSLCGVAAYLVLDPVLRLCTVGLGVGLSCLGWASSLHADSVHNVRLETKLLGWMIGLILSSTLKFAWTTNNPIWPIMHAANGGWNGAGLVLGILSALRFTRKGPLTGGSLSDEPKQQGSNLLAAFGIGGLFFGLHSLLSDTSTMILWVWEGYPIRGPYFSTHGWFTVAAMSAGIFLGINRPGLAGSWPQYAVGFVSAIVLTFFSHWFGYYGGLGLAAYLMAVSVPLISNAAKKDPAVTFGLGFMFYNFMVLFHVWVVAYAFVPGGPLVREHTDWVMLTTMLMIAAGVHDFNTSRPRHQPARRPSPSQHKKYFGLSAIIVNVLFMCAAFRRFPTNDYKPYHPEDRVLTAGIWTIHFSLDNDMWSSEYRMRDLIKEMEVDVIGLLESDLQRIIMGNRDTTQFLAEDLGMYVDYGPGPNKHTWGAALLSKFPIVESKHHLLPSPVGELAPAIHATLDVYGQLVDVFVFHSGQEEDPEDRRLQSEYLAKLMGSTDRPAFLLSYLVTEPLEGNYNTYVSETSGMHDVDPTDWDRWCEYILFKNIKRVGYARVSRSTITDTELQTAKFVIPRSDAEIQELAAQTAEERDHRVEEEDVPEGWRYPAMFRGEGVRDHRYHVFDEPRYYN from the exons ATGTCGTCGAGatacaaggacaaggaaggCGGCGTTGTCCTCAGCTTTAATGGACAGTGGGTTAGCTGGGCGCATACGGCTGTAGCTTATA CTGCATTCATCAGTGCATTGATAGTCGGCGTTTCTCTGCATTACCACAAGATCGTACAGAATGAATTCTACGGATACCCAGATGAGTGGTTCCCGTCTGTTTCTGCGACGATCGGCGACCGATACCCAGAGCGCTCATTTTTCATGATCTTTATTGCAATCACATCAG GACCTCGATTTGCGCTCGTCGGCCTATGGTACATTCTGACTCGTAGATCCGGTTCCAAGCTTCCGGGCTTCGTCGCTTCTATGGGCCTACTGCGGACCTTGACATGTGGTGGCTGGACGTACATCACATCTACGGACGATCACGATTGGCACGATATTCTCATGATATCATACATCGTTTGCACTCTGCCGTGGACAACTGGCTGCATTGCCTTAAGTCCGCCAAACCCCTCCGCGATCATGTGGCGCAAGCGCTTGGCAGGCCTTTTCTTCGGAACTCTGGTTCCTCTGATCTATTTCTTCATCCAACACAAAGTACACCGTGTAGCTGGAG CTTATACGACGTATGCGTTTTTTGAATGGGCCTTGATTCTCTTTGACGTGGCCTTCGATGCGGTTACGGCCCTCGATTTTAATACATTTGAGATTTCGGTAAAGGATGTCAAGGGAATCAGCAAGGG TGAAAATCTTTCCTCGGTCCCATCTGCAGTTTTGGAGAAGGA AAAGGAACAGATTACGggtggcttcttctccatccgATTTACATCAGCCGACGCTCTCGACACTGCTGCCAGTGTATACCATGGG TTTGTCTTTTGGTCAATGCTTACcagtcttggtcttgtcgtGTGGT ACTTCCCACTCTGGCACATGGGTATCTCTGGCTTCGAAGCTTTCGTGATGGTGACAGTTGCGCCATCGCTTTTGGGAATTGGAGTCTTCCGATCCTTTGTTGTGAACAATCTGCGACTGGTTCACCTTTTGTCGCTATGTGGCGTTGCTGCATACCTTGTTCTCGACCCAGTGCTTCGTCTGTGTACAGTTGGCCTCGGTGTTGGACTTTCATGTCTTGGCTGGGCTAGCTCTCTGCATGCAGACTCAGTTCACAATGTTCGACTGGAGACCAAGCTGCTCGGATGGATGATTGGATTGATTTTGTCGTCTACGTTGAAGTTTGCCTGGACGACGAACAACCCTATCTGGCCTATTATGCATGCCGCCAACGGCGGATGGAATGGTGCGGGACTCGTGCTCGGCATCTTGTCGGCTCTCCGATTTACCAGAAAGGGCCCTCTCACCGGCGGCTCTCTATCAGATGAACCAAAGCAGCAAGGCTCAAACCTCCTGGCTGCTTTTGGTATTGGTGGTTTGTTCTTCGGCTTACATTCATTGCTGTCCGACACGAGCACCATGATTCTCTGGGTATGGGAGGGGTACCCGATTCGAGGGCCATATTTCTCCACTCACGGCTGGTTTACAGTCGCTGCCATGTCTGCGGGTATCTTCTTGGGCATCAACAGGCCAGGCCTTGCAGGAAGTTGGCCTCAGTATGCAGTGGGATTCGTCAGTGCTATCGTCTTGACTTTTTTCAGCCATTGGTTTGGTTACTACGGTGGTCTCGGTCTGGCGGCATACCTCATGGCAGTCTCTGTGCCactcatctccaatgccgCAAAGAAGGACCCGGCAGTGACATTTGGCCTGGGCTTCATGTTCTACAACTTCATGGTGCTGTTCCATGTATGGGTCGTTGCCTACGCGTTCGTCCCCGGTGGCCCGCTGGTTCGTGAGCACACCGATTGGGTCATGCTTACTACAATGCTGATGATTGCCGCCGGTGTACACGATTTCAACACGTCGCGGCCTCGACACCAACCTGCTCGCCGCCCGTCACCCTCGCAGCATAAGAAATACTTTGGGTTGTcagccatcatcgtcaacgTCCTATTCATGTGTGCGGCCTTCAGGCGGTTCCCTACTAATGATTATAAGCCTTACCATCCTGAAGATCGGGTTCTGACAGCAGGTATCTGGACGATCCACTTTTCTCTGGATAACGACATGTGGTCTTCTGAGTATCGTATGCGTGATCTGATTAAAGAGATGGAGGTCGATGTCATTGGTCTCTTGGAGTCGGATCTGCAGCGTATCATCATGGGTAACCGAGATACCACCCAGTTCCTCGCCGAGGATCTAGGCATGTACGTCGACTATGGTCCCGGCCCCAACAAGCACACGTGGGGTGCTGCCCTCCTGTCCAAGTTCCCTATTGTGGAATCCAAGCACCATCTCCTTCCCAGTCCCGTGGGTGAGCTGGCGCCAGCAATTCATGCTACTCTGGACGTCTACGGCCAACTCGTTGACGTATTCGTTTTCCACTCTGGCCAGGAAGAAGATCCGGAGGACCGACGACTTCAGTCTGAGTACCTTGCGAAACTTATGGGCTCAACGGATCGGCCAGCATTCTTACTCAGCTACTTGGTGACGGAGCCGCTTGAGGGCAACTACAACACTTATGTGAGCGAGACTTCTGGCATGCATGATGTTGACCCAACCGACTGGGACCGGTGGTGCGAATACATATTGTTCAAAAACATCAAGCGTGTTGGTTATGCCCGCGTTAGCCGTAGCACAATTACCGACACAGAGCTACAGACTGCGAAGTTTGTGATTCCGCGTTCAGATGCCGAGATTCAGGAGCTAGCAGCCCAGACGGCCGAAGAGCGGGATCATCGCgtagaggaggaggacgtGCCGGAAGGATGGCGCTATCCTGCCATGTTCAGGGGAGAGGGTGTGAGAGATCATCGATACCACGTCTTTGACGAACCACGTTACTACAACTAA
- a CDS encoding u3 small nucleolar RNA-associated protein 6 domain-containing protein: MAGVADKARFYLERSVPQLREWEEKSIFSKDEIRSIVQKRNDFEHRVLSPGNTPSEWSSYAQWEQSVESLRSKRCQRLKLRNLNSAHAGQTRVLSIYDRSVAKHPACGALWREYLAYMAKVKAAKRWRKTMTRALRMMPKDPEMWVVAANRFASDGDMAAARNCFMRGCRFCSSDCTLWLEYARCEMKWLERMEKKKAKGEKVVAPRPANEDDDLLLLGDSDDEDEDNDLSLPEPSKAQGSVIDKETTQELRSNPAMDGAIPMAIFDISRRQPFFKAEVAEQFYFMFASFSKLSVQPRISQHALDALDEQFPNDPSTCNCHIRQPLLGVSPYTAEFPRSLGVVLQRLGSYLETTTNKTLLEKKTIAWIDAYLQLEDLDQALRTVLEHTKEKLGGEASAA, from the exons ATGGCTGGAGTCGCAGACAAGGCGAGGTTCTATCTCGAACGCTCCGTCCCCCAACTGCGAGAGTGGGAGGAGAAATCGATATTTTCCAAG GATGAGATTCGCTCAATCGTCCAAAAACGAAACGATTTCGAACACAGAGTGCTTTCCCCGGGCAACACGCCTTCCGAATGGTCGTCCTATGCCCAGTGGGAGCAGTCAGTCGAGTCTCTCCGCTCCAAGCGCTGCCAGAGACTGAAGCTCCGCAACCTCAATTCTGCCCACGCCGGTCAGACTCGCGTCTTGTCAATCTACGATAGAAGTGTCGCCAAACACCCCGCATGCGGTGCATTATGGCGTGAATACCTCGCGTACATGGCAAAGGTCAAGGCGGCGAAACGTTGGCGGAAAACCATGACCAGGGCCCTTCGAATGATGCCCAAGGATCCCGAGATGTGGGTGGTTGCGGCCAATCGATTCGCAAGCGACGGTGACATGGCGGCTGCGAGGAATTGCTTCATGAGAGGCTGTCGGTTCTGCTCCTCAGACTGCACGCTGTGGCTCGAGTACGCAAGATGCGAGATGAAGTggttggagaggatggagaaaaagaaggccaagggtGAAAAGGTAGTGGCGCCTCGTCCGgcaaatgaagatgatgaccttcttctgctgggTGATagtgacgacgaggatgaggataaTGATCTGTCTCTTCCGGAGCCGTCGAAGGCACAGGGCAGCGTCATCGACAAGGAGACGACGCAGGAGCTTCGGTCAAACCCTGCCATGGACGGTGCCATTCCGATGGCCATATTCGATATCTCGCGGAGGCAGCCGTTCTTCAAGGCTGAGGTTGCAGAGCAGTTTTACTTCATGTTCGCTTCCTTTAGCAAGCTCTCGGTCCAGCCAAGGATATCTCAGCACGCATTGGATGCTCTCGATGAGCAGTTCCCCAACGATCCATCTACCTGCAACTGCCATATCCGACAGCCACTTTTGGGCGTTTCGCCATACACGGCAGAGTTTCCTCGAAGCCTGGGTGTGGTTCTGCAGCGGTTAGGATCTTATTTGGAGACCACCACAAACAAGACcctgttggagaagaagactaTTGCCTGGATAGACGCATATCTGCAGTTGGAAGACTTGGACCAGGCGCTTAGAACGGTTCTGGAGCATACCAAGGAGAAATTGGGTGGGGAGGCATCGGCGGCTTAG